The Gadus macrocephalus chromosome 1, ASM3116895v1 DNA window ACAGGGTGAGCGTGGAGCCCAAGGGGGAGCAGCCCAAGCTTCAGAAGACCCCTTTCAAGGCCAATGCCAAGAAGAGGTAATCCTgatcaaaaatatatatgtcaCTGACACCAGACCTTAGAGGGAATACCGAGATTTCAATCAATAACGACCAGGTAGGGGCTTAGACATCTTGCCCAAGGCTGCCCACAGTTAGACTACAGACATTGGGCATCAAACTCAGTACCATTTGTCTGGGAGTCGAACATCCTTGCCTCTACACTAGCCTTCCCTCATGCACATCTCTAATGACGTCTACATTCCTCCCTGTATCGGATGACATCCAGGCCCATGGAGAACAGCCCACCCTCCCCGGTGTTCTTCAAAGTGAAAAAGACCCACGAAGCGTCCACGCCCTCTCACAACGGCGAGTTGCCCCCACACCGAGGCGAGCGGAAGCCCCACGTCCACAGCCAGGCCCCCCTGCCGGTCGTCCACGCGCCCCAGCCGGTGCTCCAGCCCCAGTCCCACCAGTCGGAGCGCTCCCCGAGCACCTCGTCCGACAACGGGGGcagcgagagcgagggaggcagcCTGCCGCCCCCCCTTCCTGGACGAAGACCCCGAGCGGATGAAGCATAGTAAGATAATGAAGCACGCTCCGCCGCCGGACCCCCAAGCTGCGTGGACTGCGGGTCGTCGCGGTGCCACGGTGTGTGTTTGACCATCCCTTGCTCTTTGTTCTCCTTTCGAGCCAGGACGGAAACAGAAAACACCCAAGAAGTTCACCGGCGAGCAGCCCTCCATCTCGGGAACATTTGGCCTGAAAGGCAAGTCAAGTGTACGAATGGGTTTGGACAAACAAAGGACAAATTGGTGCCATTTGATGCACCTTAGTGGGTCTTTGATACAATGGGCCCCATCAGGCTTCTTTTCTATAATTAATGGACTGCTGAATATATTGAGAAGCCAAAGGAGTTTACTAGTAGTAAAAATAATAGTCTTCTTTTTATGATGAAACTCTCAACAGTGGCTCTGCCTTTTCATATGCCAACTTCAGAGGGGTTTCATATGCTGCTTAATGGATGAGTGAATCACTGTGAacccttctctctgcctctgtctctctctatgtcagCATCATTAAAACGTTTTGAGTCCTGCACTTATGAcctcaaatctctctctctctcccctctccatcctcctctctccctaccttCATCTCTCCCTTTTTATTTATCCATGTCAGAAAAACTTGTCAGAAAAACCAGTGCAACTTTATCTGttgctttttttaatttttactaTCATTTACTATTAATATCTAAACTCATCCCTATTTGGTCACtttcctgtgtatgtgtgtgcgtgtttttttgtggatgtgtgtgtgtgtgtgtgtgtgtgtgtgtgtgtgtgtgtgtgtgtgtgtgtgtgtgtgtgtgtgtgtgtgtgtgtgtgtgtgtgtgtgtgtgtgtgtgtgtgtgtgtgtgtgtgtttaggtatgaccaaggtggaggagaagctgAAGGCAGGCCGGGGGAAGAGACCAGAGGGGAGTGGCTTCAGTGAGGAACCCCAGAGAAGACCCAATCACAGTCAGCCAACCAAGAAAGACCCGGCTCCAGCTGCTTCTGGTAAAACATATCCTGCATTTCTTCATGAACAAAAGATTTACAGTTACAATATGTACGATTAAGACCCTCCCAATTAGCAGGAAGGGGACTTAATGAAATAACGTCAATAACAATCACTGTACTttgcactctgattggctttgAAACTGTGTGACGCAAACTAGCATAGTTTGGCTGGCTGGGTGGCAAGATTGGGCGGGGTTTATAGTAAGATTCTTGTAAAAAAAGAGAGCTACGAGCCAGccagcattttttattttatatgatgTGATTGAAATTACAATCAACCGGCATGGACTACAGATAAATCCATGTCATTTTAAGCTACAAGCTAGTTGAAATGATACACATTGCGACTTTAATCTTTTTACAAACCTACACCCAATTGTAATGACACATGAAGTAATACATAACATTGAACACTGTCAGATTCATTATGGACGCTCCAGTGATTTCCattttcctctctctgttttccATCTTGATTTTCCGCCGCAACAGTGTTTGTGACACCAACAGGCCATAGGGCAACATAATTGACAATTGACAGGTTGTCAAGTCGTTGATGGGCTATTTGGAAACCGGGGTGTCAGGCAAACTGGAGTGTCGAGCAATATAGCTCCATCTATGTGGCAGACAACCCTCCAGAAGGAGGTGGCCCGTGCTTTAAAAGCAttaaagtgtttttttattgaagcCGAGCAGATCATAAAGGGACTAGAGAGTCCATATCGTAGTCGCCTGTGAACGATCTCATCCACATGTCTCTGGTGGAGTCATCTCCTGGAGAGACCTAAGAGCCataaaatgccccccccccccccaaaatacACAGTGTTGATCTTCATGTGTGCCTCTCCAGGGCCTCCTTACGACACACAATGGCAGCATTCTATCTCGGAGCGAGGTGAGGTGGTGTGTCCCAACTGCTCCATTGTCACCCGGAAGACGGTCGCTGGCCTGAAGAAACACATGGAGATCTGCCAGAAGGTCAGTGTAAGGTCACAGCTCTCTGCCAAGGGTAAGGGAATAGTGAAGGCTGTGTAATGAGTCGTATGCCGTTTAAGAAGGAACAGAGTGTTAATCTCATGTTCATTCACCAGGGGAGTCACCACAGTTTAACAGTGTGGTATGACAGTGGTGTCATAGTGTATCATATTTGCGCCACTGATTTACATGTTGGCTTGTCAGGTGGAGGCAGAATCGGTTATATGTTCTCTGGGTGGCTTGAACCGCGCCCCACTTGTTTTTCCGTGTTACACATATATGAAGGTTATCATTTATTCATCATCATAAAATATTCACACCTGGATTTCTGAATTCTGAACTTGAAGTCACCTCCATTAAAGGAATCATAAAAAAGATAAATATGCTTATAGTTAGATTCAATTAAAGTACTGCTGTGCAACCACAAATCTTCAAATACTCCACAAAAGTTCAATCTCCCAACTTGACAAATCAAGTGGGCTTGATTTGTCAAGTTGGGAGATTCTGTGTGTGCTGCGTGTTGCAATAtgtctgttgtgttgatgtCCAACATCCATCAACAAGCTCTGCaatgttctcggcagccagccGAGAAGCTACCAGCTAGCTCGCTAATCGGCATTGGTTCATGTTTCTGGTTCAGGCATAGAGAGGTCGCCAAAGCGGTTTGTCAAGTTGTTTGTTTGACTTGAAATATTCACCCAAAATGATCGTTGGGGTTTTACAGCACAATGACCTGTTCTCTTGAGAATCTTAAGCTTTGTATGTATCTTACAAACACTCCTCAAAACATAGCCCTATGTTTGTGGACCCGTCTTTCTTATGTTCTCCACTGCTTCTAAGATCGTCTACTTAAACCGTGCATGTGTCTTTTATTTGAATCTTCTCTAACAATTGAAAAGCCTGTAAACTGATCTGACCTCGGCTTCAGCGAAAACCTTAAATTCACCACATGCTCGCAGTTACATTAACAAGGAGTTCTGCGATTATTCCATACCATACAACAGACGCCTTTGTCAGAGAAACGCCCGGCATGGCCAAGACTTGATCACTCGTTTTGTACACTTGTCAACACCCAGCTAGGAATGAATATCTCCTTGCTAGTACAACCCATTTGGCATAGGTAAGAATAGTGCAACTTGGCTCCATTGTTCCTGGATTGTCCTAAATGTGAGCTGGGATATAGAAGCCTGCTCCCCCACAATCGTCTACTTGGTATTGTATTAACCTGCTGAAGAACCACTGCAATGCTATTAGAAGTATTTTAAAGCGCTCCCGCTGCAGGGTGCCAGGGAGCTGAGGACATGGAGGGTATCGATTGGGAGGTTGAATATGTTCTCGCTCTGCCGAAGTTTGAATATTGTCTATGTGTAGTTTTGGCCATCGCTTTGTGTGCATTTTGAGTGGCGAAAACCAAGTGAGCAGGTTTAATTTTGTACGTTTCTGAATTGTATATGTGTATAAAAGGGCAGGTATCAGTAAAAACTGAAGAGCCCGGACCAAGCAGAATAATAATTTTTCACTGGGAAGCACTTTAGCTGAGCAGGCTCTCAGCCCTGTGAGATGATCCCCAGTCATTTTTATGGCTCCTTGGCGCAGGAGCCGATGTGACTCTATTAAAATGACAGGTCAGCCATTAAGTAGTGAAAAAATCACTACATTACTACTGGGTCACTGAACGGGACCAAAAAAAAGGACCTGTTCCCACATCAATAACGTGAAGTAAAGCTGTACGCCGAACAATAGTATAGATTCATAGAACATCGCATATTACCAAAGTGCGTAGTgtattaaattgtatttttcccGGTTGTGTAAAATCCATTATCCGGTTACACAGCGCTGCTGTATTGCCAGGGCCAACATGGAGTAACCGCCGGTGCAGCCCACGGTCTGAGCACATTCGCTTCCCCCTCAGTCGTGTCATTGGATCCTCTGTTCCACCTCTTCCCCTCACAGCTCCAGGATGCCCTGAAGTGCCAGCAGTGTCACAAGCAGTTTAGATCAAAAGCCGGCCTCAACTACCacaccatggctgaacacagTACCaaggtatgcacacacacgcacacacacacacacacacacacacatacgtacatgcacgcccacacatacatagatCTTGTGCTTAACACCGCTGGCCTAATGACCCACTGACCACAGTTGTCATCTGTCAGCAAACAGCAAATTAAGTGCTGGAACACGGGGTGGGAGGCTTGACTTGTAGAAACCCAAACGTAAGCACGTCACCAGTTTCACCTTTCAGGCCAGGCCGGATGTCGTGGTGAACACTGCGCTGTACACTGTTGCACAGTCGGCCGTTGTTTTTCCTGTGCAAACACACCTGTCTTCGTGCTTGGCTTTTCACAATGGTCTTTTCTTTGGGGGTAATTCATggggagggtagggggggggggggggggggggggggggggggggggcgtgatcATCACGCTGCTGAACAGAGGATTGATGTTACGGCCCCCTGACGCGCTCATATTACGCTCGGCAGCTGTCTTAACTCCTGACAGCAGCGAGCTTCATTTAGATATTATCATGACACGCTTACATTAGAGGAGTGGCGCTCCTATGAAGTTGTCTGAATAATTCACTGAGGCCCTTTTAAAAAACTGCCATGAAAGATTGATGAACGTACGTGCGCTAAAACCAGTGGCCCGAGGTATGTCCTCGTCCCCCTTTCTTTGTTGGGCTTGTTTTCCTACATTTATCCATGTCGTCGCACAACTCTCGTATGTTTCGCTCTcctttttatttgaaaaatgATCGTTTGATTCACGATGGGGTTCATATGCGTCATGGAGTGAGCCAATAATTTGAGCCGTCTGTGTCGGCCAAGTGATAACTCTTAAGGAAAGTCGTTTGTCTCAAGTGTGGACACTGTTGTGCGATGACCTGAATGACTGGCAGCAGTCCAGACCAGTGGTGCTAGAAACCCTCTGGCCTTGTTTAGTTTCAGCAGGATGCCGGGAGATGCACTCACTAACTGTGACTTACGTCTTTATTTAGCCAATTGGAGGGAAGCAAAGCGGAGTAGAGTTGGTAAGAGACGGCGGGGGGATGAAGTGAGAGAACCACTGGCCCTGGGCCAAGGCTACCACAGCTCTGTCCAATTCAAAACATTGATTTCCGAACAGCTTGACCTCAGCCGGAGCATCATTTACCCTTCCATGCACCCTAAGATGTTATTCAGTTCAGATATCCATAGGTGTTATCTGGGATCCAGCAGTGCTAAAGGTTATAGCATAACTTCTggggggagacggcacagagctTGGGACAGAAACCAAAAACCAAAAACCAAACGGGCGGGGTTATGCCTTACTTCCTGTCTCGCTACAAAGATTTTCTACCTAAGAGAAACTCATTTGCAcgagtggatgaagctttcagaagcGGATTGTAATAAATATTTCTACAATGGCCAGTTTACAACGTGTAATTTTAAACCTTCACAGACACTTTGTCTAAGTACGTTGGTGTCCGGACAGGATGTTTTAGTTGGCCTTCCCAAGGGGAAATTCATACCAGTGCTGGCCGAGATTATGATCTCTGTTAGTTAATTACGTGTTACAGATCCCTGCCTCCAGCAAAATGATTGGTCGAAACCAATATTaagtgggagaaagagaaacacccCCGCTCACCAAAATTTGACCTTGTCTGCCATCTGAGTTTAGAATATCAAACTAAATTCAGATTAGTGAGACTACGAAGAGCACTACAATAGTGTTTTGGAGTATAGTTGGGCCCTGCACCAGAATAGCTGATAGATAGCTTACTACCACCTCCCCCTATTTTATATCCTGTCTGTGATTgcgtctgtgtctctcccctgtGTGCCTCCTGTTTTACTCTGATGGAGGCATTACAAGTACATGCCGATGCAGTTCCATGTGTTTTTCACCTGCCAAGCTAAATCAAAGCAGGGAAgcgaatgtctgtgtgtgtcggtgtgtgtgtgtgttctctcgcCCGAAGGCAAGAGAGTATGACACCCTTTTCCTTTTCACTACAGATTTATTCCGCTAAAGCTCCCATCTTACCTCAACAGTACTTGGGGatcaaaaaaaaatcctgtGCAGTGCGATAACAGATTACATAAAAATACCTGAAGTGATAGGCAACGTTCCCCCGTTCTTCCCTGCATTCCTttgctcgctctctgtctcttttcttcttctgcctGGCAGCCGTGCCTGCCATCTGCTGTTCTGCTCTCGGCTGGGGTTTGGCACCTAACCGACAGCCCAGTGAGAACATGAGTTTGACAGTTGTCATAAACATGCCTTGAGTAACTGCCTCTCCATGAAACCACTTAATGATCATGGGCTCGGTGGGATCTGCATGTGATGGAAAACACATTGAGCCCCTCACTTTGCTTTATATTTTACCCCCGTTCCTTTCTCTTTCTAAgtcaggagggagggggtgtgcCTGATAATGGAATTAGCGTGTGCGACGCTGTGTTTGTCCTCCTCTCCTAGCCCTCGGGGAGCGAAGGCCAGGCGAGGGACGagcaagaggagagagacaggctgcgGCGAGTGCTCAAACAGATGGGCCGAATCAAGTGTCCTAGTGAGGTATGCACACTTCATCCCTGCTctaatccccctctctctctctctctctctctctctctctctctctctctctctctctctctctctctcgctctctctctctctctctctctctctctctctctctctctctctctctctcgactctCTCATCATGCACTCGTCCACTATTTCCCTTCCCATTTTTCCATGAATCTGCTTTTTCACTCCTTCTCCTTTCCTTTTCCCTCATTCCAGCGTTTGCCTCGTCTTTCttcagctcctccccctgcccccgtCTCATTCCCTCCATTCCACACGACATCACCCTTTCCGTTTCCCTTTCAACCTTTTGCCCAAACCCACATCAACACTCTGCTTTCTACGATTACACCGCAGTGTGAGAAagcagagcgacagagaggggTAGGCAGCAGTGGAATACTCACCTTTCCTCGGCCGCCATGCGGCTTGTCTGGGATTTTAACAACGACGGCAGAAAAAACTGTCGACTAGATATGATGACGGTTGTGTTCCATTAAAAACCATGCCGTGCTCCACTTACCCAGATTCCTGTCTAAAGTGTATTTTCATCTGTCGTCTTGATTTCtgtcccacacaaacacgcgcgcacacacacacacacacacacacacacacacacacgcacaccataaCACCACGACAGGGCTGCTCGGCTCACTTCTCCAGTCTGATGGGCTACCAGTACCACCAGAAGCGGTGCGGGCGGGACCTCTCGGAGGACCAGAAGCCTGTGTTCCTGTGCCAGCACTGTGGGAAGACCTACCGCTCCAAAGCCGGCAGGGACTACCACATACGCACCGAACACCCACCCGCCGCCGCTGCAgacagccacaacaacaacaacagcgctaACAACCACGACGACAGCACCACcgacaccaacaacaacacaggcAAAGAGAGGGTAAGACGGAGCGTTGTGACGCACGGTCTTCAGCATTAAAGTTTCATGTTTCGTAGTACATACTTAAAGGTAGGGTATGCAgtttggagaaaccagccagaatGAGCTGGATTAAGAAAGTATCCAGTCGAACAAATACCAGCCCTCActtcaggcctccctccaaagccacttcTCAAGACACATGACCAGTTAGCTAGCTTTAGCAGAAGGTCTGCCTAGCTTGTCGATGACTCCGGTCATGCAAAATAAGCGGCCACGGATactggatttatttttattttgtcagAGTTCTCGATTTATTGAGTGCAGTCGGGTATGTAAAGAGGATTTCTGCAACTAGGAAAAAACATGCTTCTTAAAGATAAAAGTACCCTACCTTTAAAGCCCTCTGTACCGCCATTCAGATCTCATCTTACGTCTGTGATATGACTACGTCAATCTGAATATTTTGTAAGTGAAACATTTGGTACTATTTGCGGTTATTGCACTTTCATCCGAGGCGATTTACATTAATGAGCAGATCGGCCGGGCTTAGGCATCTTACTCGAGCATCCCCACCGGTACTTTTGTCTGGGAGTCTGAGCACTAACCACTTATCCCGCTCCCCGCTGTAATATGACACGTTATCAAGTGAAACAGGTAATGAGCGTGGGAAGAAACTTGGGCACAATCATTCTTGGATTTAATGTGTCATGCAAAAGTGACAAAACAGGCGAGCCAGCTGTGTGTTAtacgagggagagggggaaacaaCTTATGATGGATATTTTAGACTGCCAGCATctaataaaatatgttttatatctGTTAGCATTTATGAGAATAATGTGGATTTCTTCCAGCAAGGGGGGGAAATTTTACTTTTCATATGCTGGTGTTTACTTGTTTAAAATGCGATTAAAGTATAGTAAATCATTAACGAGAAACAAATATCTCAGAGAATACGTTCATGTCAGAAAAAACTGCGAAACCAAAAGCACTATATACAGCATATGTGTTGTGAGGAGCCCTGTGGATGAGCCCAAccgttatgtgtgtgcgtctctcctCCAGGTGATCCCTGAAGAGACCCCGCCCGCTGGCCGGAAGGAGCAGGCCGAGCAAAGGGAGTGGCAGGAGAAAGCAGCCCCCGCCCGGCAcaaggaggagtgggggagcAGGGACGCTGAAGGAGCCAGAGAGCCGGAGCCAGACAGGGCAGGAGTGGCGGCGAGCGAGAGCCTGGGGGAGGACTTTGATCGGACGCCCAGTGGCAGGGTGCGGCGCCGCTCCGCCCAGGTGGCGGTCTTCCATCTGCAGGAGATCGCCGAGGACGAGCTCGCCCGGGACTGGGGCACCAAGCGCCGCATCAAGGACGACCTGGTGCCCGACAGCAAGCGGGTGAGTGGGGCCGCCGCCGATGTCCCACACCACGGCGCCCACACATGGTATTTTAGACGCTGGCCGCCGGGGCAGACCGCTGGAGGAGCATTTAAAGGACCAGTAGCCACCTGGCCACCGTTTGAACATCAAAACAAGCATCGCAGAAACACAAGCACGCACTGACGCACCCTGACGCTCTCAGCACACGGCGGAGGGACCGCATCAAAGCCGGTCTGGACATGAAAGACGGCACATTCAAACGCAACACCCAAAAATTTGATAAAAGTCGTCCTTGTCCGTGTTTGATGTCAACCGACACGTCCCACTGCTTTTTCTTACTCTCCTCTTGAACTTTTCGTTCTCTGATCCACAGCACCGCCCGGACACTTTAAACTAATGTTTTGTCCTTTTTCTGCTGCTCCTTCAGCTAAACTACACCCGCCCGGGCCTCCCTAACTTCAGCTCTGAGCTGCTTGAGACGTGGAAGAATGAAGTCAAGGAGAAGGGCTTCATCAGCTGCAGCAATGGAGTAAGAAACGGATGTGTTCACTGTCGCAGCATGTTCAGCAACAGATTAGCCAATTCATGAACCCTAAACTGCTTGGACAATTGACTCAATTCATAGATTACCTTGTTAGttgttagggtgtttgactccaagcCGAAAGCTTTTGAGTTCAAACCCTTATTTCAGCAGTCTATCTGCAGGCCCCCTTCGGCCTTTGTTATTAACTTTTAATGAAGGccctgtatctgaattcactgtttgGTCCTTTGATTGAAAGCACCTAGAATTGTATGAGTAAGGTTCAGGAAAGGGTTTTGGGATATatcgttgtttttttgtttattgatACCTTTTTTCTTGGGGGGATTAGAGTTGTGAAGCAGTGTACTCCAGTGTGTCAGGACTCAAAGCCCATCTAGCAAACTGCATCCAGGTATGAACGTACAACATATCTTATCAGTCTCCACAACAATAAATGcttaatatatacattttccatttccatGGCAGTGCATTGTTGTCCATTTACAGAGATTTGATATCTGACAACAGACAAAATAATGGCAAGGATTGGACAATGGCTGATTGTCAGATGAAAACCAATATTTTTGTATTGCCAAATTGTAATTATGATGaatcaatatgtgtgtgtgtgtgtgtgtgcgtgtgtgtgcatatgtgtgtctctgtttgtgtgtgtgtgtgtggggggggggggttggctgtGTGTATATTGCAGGGAGGTGGTGAAATGGGCAAGTACACCTGTCTAATCTGTCAGAAGGAGTTCAGCTCAGAGAGCGGTGTCAAATACCACATCAGCAAGACACACTCGCAGGTGGGCTCACAACTCCTGTTGTGTTTATGAACTCTCCAGTTGGAGGCAGTTAGTTCCTGAGCCCAATCCAATGCTATACCGAATGAGATTGCTCAGTTGTTAGTAAAACATTTCAACACAGTTGACTTTTGCTAACACCTCCAGACATAGTGGCGGTGAAATATGGAAGAAAGATAAAGTGTTGATATGTTGTGTCTATAATTAAACGCGTGCTACTTCACACTCCTTCAACATCACATAACCGTGTGTTTGGTTTCGGTTTGGCCTCAGAATTGGTTCCGTGCGGCAGCAAGCCATGTggtcagcaccagcagcagcagcagcagcaacagcagcagcagcagcagcaaggctAAACCGCTGGAGAACAGCGACGATGTCAAAGCAGAGGTGAAAAACAGCACCGCCCTGGGGAAGAAAAGAGGCCGCAAGCCCAAAGAGCGCCCTCCTGTGGCCGAGCCGGGTGAGGCAGAGACTCCTCCGACGCCACTGAGTAGTACCACTCCAAACTCCATGCTGAGCCCTTCCCTGGACGTTACACCCACCCTCACCGACACACCGAGCCCCACGGACAGTGAGAGTCCACTGGACAACAGACAAGCCAATGGTTACGCCACCAAACGGGGTAAATCCAAAAGGCTTTCCTTAGAGTAGTACTGCTTTTTAAGCGGATTGCCGAACTGTTTATACTTTAACAGGATTTTTAAAGACCCTGCGAATGCCACAAGGACTTGGCACGGAGAAGATCACTAGGTCAACCAACAAGGAGTAAATCATTACATAGGGACTGAGAATTAGTTTTAAACAGTTACTATAATATAAACAAACTTAACCAtagtgttttcttttgtttatcCATTCAATTTCCAGCCTCCATTCAAAGGGACATGTTTAATTTGTTCTACTCACAACCAATGTTGATTGTAAACAATGACAAATTACTAATTTCTACATGAAtcgttttttctttctctcttttttttactAGAATAGTGTTCCAAATTAAGTGAGTGTAATTCTATCTACAGGTCTTTAGGTTGTTGTGTTTTGAGAGATTTTTAACAGGATATTCTATTAGCATGGTGAGATCATTTACTCAGTGTTTTCCCCTTTGTCCAGATATACTGTAGTGTACATAAAACAATATCTAtacttatatatctatatactcAAAGCAATGATGCCATCTATACTTTTTCGAAGCCAACAGGTCAAATTAGCTCATAAGCAATCTGAATTATTTTGCGTGTGTGCTCAGTGCAATGTTGTATTGATCTTGATTTATTTGGAGCTTTTTCCCATTAATTAGCTTTTGCCTTTTATTTCTTATGATTTCTAACACCCAAATATCAAGTTAAATGTAAGCCTGTTGTGAGTTGTTAATCATCTTATCTACCTATTTTGCTATGCTTTCTTTTTTGGTTTGTCCGATTTAATTTCACTTCAATGACATACATGTTTGGAATGACATTTTAACCCACAACGTGAACGGTATACGGCGTTACAGTGATGACCATGAGTTTCGGGCTTCGTTTCATGGTTCTGGTGGATGAAGCTAAAGCATTTAAGACGTCCCCCGGCAAGGCTTGCGGCATTAGTATATGTtaaaattacattaatatattatttgacTGACTATACCTAATATTAATTGTATGTTTATGGTCCAAGAGTGGTTGGAAATAGAAATACAGATAGAAGAAGCAATCATGAGAAAGGCCTGTTGCACCATTGCAGCACAATCAAATGAGATGCCACCATTTTATGTGCGGCTTAATACCCTTGGCTACTAGTCCTTTTGCTTAAATCAAAGAGTTGCTATTATCTTTTGTAGAGTGGTTGAAGTTCATAATATTTTATGAGACAAAAGAACGATTTGcgaaatattcaaatattatgtatattataaaTCAATTCCTTGTTGGTAAAAACGATTTTCTTGCACTTTAACCCTTAACCCCACCCGCttcctttttttgtatttttgcacTCCTAGAGTATCCAACCTAACGCAGTGGCTGTAAGAGGCAGAAGAAAGGCTGTCTTACGCTTATAAATCTAAACTAGagtttaaaacatttatttggatTGGTAATGAGAGGCTTGTTCAACTATTTGTAGTTGTTATCTGATCCAACGTGACCATACATACAAAGCCATAACTGATCTCTAACAGTTGATA harbors:
- the znf512b gene encoding LOW QUALITY PROTEIN: zinc finger protein 512B (The sequence of the model RefSeq protein was modified relative to this genomic sequence to represent the inferred CDS: deleted 1 base in 1 codon), which produces MESLGGSRFGKLSSSGLPRGRPPKHGHPQEAVKSTAGADNNKHGTLCGESFEGKRKGRPKVDVQELRSIPAHMIVQWKEEFKRRSRVKCPCSGCWLEFPSIYGVKYHYQRCQGAPLSEKMSHSCPYCEAVFATKVRLQKHTLWNHPDRVSVEPKGEQPKLQKTPFKANAKKRPMENSPPSPVFFKVKKTHEASTPSHNGELPPHRGERKPHVHSQAPLPVVHAPQPVLQPQSHQSERSPSTSSDNGGSESEGGSLPPPLPDEDPERMKHRRKQKTPKKFTGEQPSISGTFGLKGMTKVEEKLKAGRGKRPEGSGFSEEPQRRPNHSQPTKKDPAPAASGPPYDTQWQHSISERGEVVCPNCSIVTRKTVAGLKKHMEICQKLQDALKCQQCHKQFRSKAGLNYHTMAEHSTKPSGSEGQARDEQEERDRLRRVLKQMGRIKCPSEGCSAHFSSLMGYQYHQKRCGRDLSEDQKPVFLCQHCGKTYRSKAGRDYHIRTEHPPAAAADSHNNNNSANNHDDSTTDTNNNTGKERVIPEETPPAGRKEQAEQREWQEKAAPARHKEEWGSRDAEGAREPEPDRAGVAASESLGEDFDRTPSGRVRRRSAQVAVFHLQEIAEDELARDWGTKRRIKDDLVPDSKRLNYTRPGLPNFSSELLETWKNEVKEKGFISCSNGSCEAVYSSVSGLKAHLANCIQGGGEMGKYTCLICQKEFSSESGVKYHISKTHSQNWFRAAASHVVSTSSSSSSNSSSSSSKAKPLENSDDVKAEVKNSTALGKKRGRKPKERPPVAEPGEAETPPTPLSSTTPNSMLSPSLDVTPTLTDTPSPTDSESPLDNRQANGYATKRGKSKRLSLE